The Chloroflexota bacterium sequence CACAGCAACGCAATGTCGGCTCCGAGTTTGCCGAGGTCGCTTCGATGGGAATGGAGTTACTCGCTTCGTCGTTTTTGACAACGGAGCGCGGCGGGTTTTACTCCGAGCAAGACGCGGCGCGCGCGCGCATCGAACACCTTGAGAAAAGCATTTTGTTTTGGCTCTACATGGCGGTGGTAGACGCGTTTCAGCACTGGGTGTACGAAAATCCGCACGACGCGATGGACCCCGCGAATTGCGACGCGCAGTGGGCGATGCAGTGGACGCGTTTTATGCGCGGCGTAGATTGGTCTGGGCTTGACGAAGAAATGAAAACGGGCTGGCAGCGCAAATTGCACATTCACCAATTGCCGTTTTACTATATCGAGTACGGTTTGGCGCAGTTGGGCGCGGTGCAGGTGTGGGCGAACTCGTTGCGCGATCAAGCCGCCGCGATTGCGAACTATCGCCACGCGCTCGCGTTGGGCGGCACGGTGACGTTGCCAGAATTGTACGCGGCGGCTGGCGCGAAATTCGCGTTCGATGCGAAAACCCTGGGTAATGCCGTTGCGTTGATGGAAAAAACGATTGACGACTTGGAGCACGATGCCGGATAAACGTACGCTCGACGAAGTGAGTCTCGACGAACTGGAACGCGTGGTCGAAGAACGACGACGACTCTCGCGCGCGCAACAGTTCGCGGAAAAAGTGGACGGACCGCGCTTTCGTCCGGTGACGGTGATGCCGGTTGAAAAACCAGCGGCGCCGGCAAGCCGCGCGATAAAGCGCCGTAGCTGGCGCGATCGTTTTCTCTTTGCGATTGAAATTGTGGCGGTTCTCGGATTGACCGCGATCATTGTGGGTTCGTTCGTGAACTTGCAAGCGTTGAATCAAGAAGTCGTCGCGCAAGTGCGCGGAAGCGGTACGCCAAACCCGACGGCGGTTAGTGGAAACGGCGAAACGTTGCCTGGGTCTTCGTTTCCGCCGGCGAATCTCGTGAGTGAATTGCCGGGATCCTCGTCGCCGCCGGAAGCCGCGCCGCCTGCGTTGGGCATTCGTTTGCAATCGGTCGCCGCCGTGCCGGTACCGACCCCAGGTCCACGTTCACCTACGCGTATCGTGATTCCCGCGCTCAACGTGGATTGGCCCATCGT is a genomic window containing:
- a CDS encoding sortase, yielding MPDKRTLDEVSLDELERVVEERRRLSRAQQFAEKVDGPRFRPVTVMPVEKPAAPASRAIKRRSWRDRFLFAIEIVAVLGLTAIIVGSFVNLQALNQEVVAQVRGSGTPNPTAVSGNGETLPGSSFPPANLVSELPGSSSPPEAAPPALGIRLQSVAAVPVPTPGPRSPTRIVIPALNVDWPIVPGDGWDELKQGIGHRIGTVNPGERGNIILSGHNDVYGEPFRDLEKLEMGKDVMIYAGGTAYRYIVKSKRVVAPTDLSPLSPSRNPIATLITCTPYRVDTHRLIVVGELAP